A stretch of Equus caballus isolate H_3958 breed thoroughbred chromosome 11, TB-T2T, whole genome shotgun sequence DNA encodes these proteins:
- the DUSP3 gene encoding dual specificity protein phosphatase 3 isoform X1 translates to MRKLKSRAAAKLFTNQGPAAAMSGPFELSVQDLNDLLSDGSGCYSLPSQPCNEVTPRIYVGNASVAQDIPKLQKLGITHVLNAAEGRSFMHVNTNANFYKDSGITYLGIKANDTQEFNLSAYFERAADFIDQALAQKNGRVLVHCREGYSRSPTLVIAYLMLRQKMDVKSALSIVRQNREIGPNDGFLAQLCQLNDRLVKEGKLKL, encoded by the exons atgaggaaactgaagtccagagcAGCAGCCAAGCTGTTCACGAACcaa GGCCCGGCCGCCGCCATGTCGGGCCCGTTCGAGCTCTCGGTGCAGGACCTCAACGATCTGCTCTCGGACGGCAGTGGCTGCTACAGCCTCCCGAGCCAGCCCTGCAACGAGGTCACCCCGCGGATCTACGTGGGCAACGC GTCTGTGGCTCAGGATATCCCCAAGCTGCAGAAACTGGGCATCACCCATGTCCTGAACGCTGCCGAGGGCAGGTCCTTCATGCACGTCAACACCAACGCCAACTTCTACAAGGACTCCGGCATCACCTACCTGGGCATCAAGGCCAACGACACGCAGGAGTTCAACCTCAGCGCCTACTTTGAAAGGGCTGCAGACTTCATTGACCAGGCCCTGGCTCAAAAGAACG GCCGAGTGCTTGTCCACTGCCGTGAAGGTTACAGCCGCTCCCCAACTCTAGTTATCGCGTACCTCATGCTGCGTCAGAAGATGGATGTCAAGTCTGCCCTGAGCATCGTGAGGCAGAACCGTGAGATTGGCCCCAACGATGGTTTCctggcccagctctgccagctcAATGACAGACTAGTCAAGGAGGGGAAATTGAAACTCTAG
- the DUSP3 gene encoding dual specificity protein phosphatase 3 isoform X2, with the protein MSGPFELSVQDLNDLLSDGSGCYSLPSQPCNEVTPRIYVGNASVAQDIPKLQKLGITHVLNAAEGRSFMHVNTNANFYKDSGITYLGIKANDTQEFNLSAYFERAADFIDQALAQKNGRVLVHCREGYSRSPTLVIAYLMLRQKMDVKSALSIVRQNREIGPNDGFLAQLCQLNDRLVKEGKLKL; encoded by the exons ATGTCGGGCCCGTTCGAGCTCTCGGTGCAGGACCTCAACGATCTGCTCTCGGACGGCAGTGGCTGCTACAGCCTCCCGAGCCAGCCCTGCAACGAGGTCACCCCGCGGATCTACGTGGGCAACGC GTCTGTGGCTCAGGATATCCCCAAGCTGCAGAAACTGGGCATCACCCATGTCCTGAACGCTGCCGAGGGCAGGTCCTTCATGCACGTCAACACCAACGCCAACTTCTACAAGGACTCCGGCATCACCTACCTGGGCATCAAGGCCAACGACACGCAGGAGTTCAACCTCAGCGCCTACTTTGAAAGGGCTGCAGACTTCATTGACCAGGCCCTGGCTCAAAAGAACG GCCGAGTGCTTGTCCACTGCCGTGAAGGTTACAGCCGCTCCCCAACTCTAGTTATCGCGTACCTCATGCTGCGTCAGAAGATGGATGTCAAGTCTGCCCTGAGCATCGTGAGGCAGAACCGTGAGATTGGCCCCAACGATGGTTTCctggcccagctctgccagctcAATGACAGACTAGTCAAGGAGGGGAAATTGAAACTCTAG
- the CFAP97D1 gene encoding sperm axonemal maintenance protein CFAP97D1: MNSSLDYLAYPVIVSNHRQSTTFRKKLDFGHYIFHKNRIQIVKPTVDTKPPVAHTHHILKLSKLQSEQKRIDKIEYENKQLCQKIANAHRGPAKVDCWNEYFSKSLNRETRNRELVRITVENQGILKRLGDRKPHYDRKSSEIDWQNSRRYIRNTTRYLLSQEE; encoded by the exons ATGAACAGTTCCCTGGATTATCTAGCCTACCCTGTAATCGTCTCGAATCATAGGCAGAGCACAACCTTCAGGAAGAAACTGGACTTTGGCCACTACATATTTCACAAGAATCGAATACAAATAG TGAAGCCTACTGTCGATACCAAACCTCCAGTGGCACACACACATCACATCTTAAAACTGAGCAAACTACAG AGCGAACAAAAGAGAATCGACAAAATCGAATATGAAAACAAGCAACTGTGTCAGAAAATCGCGAATGCTCATCGCGGCCCTGCCAAGGTGGATTGCTGGAATGAATATTTTTCCAAGAG CTTAAACAGAGAAACAAGGAACCGGGAGCTAGTGAGAATCACGGTGGAAAACCAGGGCATTCTGAAGAGGCTTGGTGATCGCAAACCCCACTATGACCGCAAGTCATCCGAGATAGACTGGCAG aaTTCAAGGCGCTATATCAGAAATACAACAAGATATCTTCTCTCCCAAGAGGAATAG
- the SOST gene encoding sclerostin → MGPALPQPVLIGWHEAEGALKRNRVRAGDQSLCYWKAGCPPAAGTMQLSLALCLVSLLVHAAFRVVEGQGWQAFKNDATEIIPELGEYPEPPQEPESNKTMNRAENGGRPPHHPFETKDASEYSCRELHFTRYVTDGPCRSAKPVTELVCSGQCGPARLLPNAIGRGKWWRPSGPDFRCIPDRYRAQRVQLQCPGGAAPRARKVRLVASCKCKRLTRFHNQSELKDFGPEAARPQKARKPRPSARGAKANHAELENAY, encoded by the exons ATGggaccagccctgccccagcctgtCCTCATTGGCTGGCATGAGGCAGAGGGGGCTTTAAAAAGGAACCGTGTCCGGGCTGGGGACCAGAGCCTGTGCTACTGGAAGGCCGGGTGTCCTCCTGCGGCTGGCACCATGCAGCTCTCTCTTGCCCTGTGTCTTGTCTCCCTGCTGGTCCACGCAGCCTTCCGTGTGGTGGAGGGCCAGGGGTGGCAGGCCTTCAAGAACGATGCCACAGAAATCATCCCCGAGCTGGGCGAGTACCCTGAGCCCCCACAAGAGCCGGAGAGCAACAAGACCATGAACCGGGCGGAGAACGGAGGGAGGCCTCCCCACCACCCCTTTGAGACTAAAG ATGCGTCCGAGTACAGCTGCCGCGAGCTGCACTTCACCCGCTACGTGACCGACGGGCCGTGCCGCAGCGCCAAGCCGGTCACCGAGCTGGTGTGCTCGGGCCAGTGCGGCCCGGCGCGCCTGCTGCCCAACGCCATCGGCCGCGGCAAGTGGTGGCGCCCGAGCGGGCCCGACTTCCGCTGCATCCCCGACCGCTACCGCGCGCAGCGGGTGCAGCTGCAGTGCCCTGGCGGCGCGGCGCCGCGCGCGCGCAAGGTGCGCCTGGTGGCCTCGTGCAAGTGCAAGCGCCTCACCCGCTTCCACAACCAGTCCGAGCTCAAGGACTTCGGGCCCGAGGCCGCGCGGCCGCAGAAGGCCCGGAAGCCGCGGCCGAGCGCCCGGGGCGCCAAAGCCAACCACGCGGAGCTGGAGAACGCCTATTAG